The genomic DNA GAATCCGGTGAATGTATTTCGTCGTCGTTCGAATTTGGCAAATCGCCATTTGAAATTGGCAAATTTGATAAATCACCCTTGGAATTTGGCGAAGATATGGCACCATCCTTGGGACCCGGTGAAGATATGCCACCGACCTTGGAATTTGGTGAATTTGTGCCACCGTCCTTGAAATCTGGCGAATGTATGCCATCCTCCTTGAAATTTGGCGAATCTCCCTTGGAATTTGGCGAATCACTCTTGGAATTTGGCGAATATACGGCACCGTCTTTGGATTTTAGCAAATCATCCTTGGAATTTGGCGAATAGATGTCGCCGTCCTTGAAATTTGGCGATCCACCCTTGGAATTTGGCGAAGATATGCCACCATTCTGGGAATTTGACAAATTGTCCTTGGAATTTGGCGAATATATGTCACCATTCTTGGAATTTGGCGAATCGCCCTTGAAATTTGGCGAGTTCTTGGAATTTGACGAATCGCCCTTGGAATTTGGAGAATATATGCTACCGTCTTTCGAATTTGGCGAATCCCCCTTGGAATTTGGCGAATATACGCCACCGTTCTTGGAATTTGACGAATCGCCTTTGGAATTTGGTGAATGTATGCCACCGCCTTTGCAATTTGGCGAATGCATGTCACTGTCCTTGGAATTTGGAGAATATATGCCACCACCCTTAAGCGTAGAAACGTCTAATGCTAAAGGTTTTATTTCTATATCAATAGATTCACATTCATGGTCACTCAATGTGGTAACATCATCAGATTCTTGTTCTTCTTCCTCATCTTCGTCGTACGTCACTCGCTTGGCACTTTCTGCATGACTCAAACGCTGGCTAAGTTGCCTGATCATTATTGTTCGTGGAGAATGCTCTGCCTCTTCATTCAAGTTTCTGATTCTAGTATTCACAAGATTAATAGTCACAATTAGATGCCCTCTTAAGTCACCTGAGGGACGGGCAATCGGTAGCTTCAGAGGCTTTTTCATAATCTCGGAATGAGGATTATTCAGCAAAATATCGACAGGCAGACAGGTGGTTCCAATGGGCCTATTGCTTAGTTTTGAAATATTGTAAATTTCCATCATAATAGCCGATGACTCCGAATTTAAGAACTTATCATCAACACCAAATACCATCCGAAAATTCCACTTAGGATTGGTGTTTCCCTTGTGATCCACGGGCGTTATCATTTTATTATCAGGGTGCACCCATGCCATGACATATGTGTGCAAATACCTCGAAACTGGTGGCAAATCATGAGCAGCAATGACCTTAAGTTcaagaagtttgaatggaatcTTGTTCAATGATGTTGTTAATGATGGACTTGTCATGGCAGGACTTGTCACGGCCCGTCTGAGCACCGACCTGGTAATCTTAGCAGGAGGGGCTGCATCCTTGTCGTCGCCCATGTTTGAGGACAGGAAAGAATGGAAGCTTCAGAGAAAGATAGATAGCTTCTGAAAGTTGGTTTTCAGGATGCAAGGTTGGTCAATTTGTTTCCTCTTATTTTGTTAAGTGTTTCTTTTGGTTAATTCACCTGTTACTTCTATTCTAAATTTGAGAAGTGAATTTGAGATTGTAGTTGAGTGATCATGTGTGTGGTCTAGAATGAAAATTCATTATCTGGTCAATCTTATTTAACCTTAATTTAGAAAACTCTGAAGACTAATACAGGCCATTATGATATCTATCTTTCAGTGTTCAAGACATATGGCTTGCTTATCCTCTGCAGTCTGCACTGAACTCACACTCAGGTTATTCACTCAATACATTATTATATGCTttcatttatattttattttcaagGTTTTGAGAGGTGTATTGAAGATCAAAAGAGGTGCTAGTGAATATAATAGCTCAGAAATTGACAgattccactagtgctctttctgtcagCTCAGCTCAGGGAAGACAAAACATACATCTTCATATATTCTTCATACAAAATACAAAACTCATAATTAAGACAATTGATTAATCTAACGCGGGTGTCACAATTAAGCAACGGGGCTCACAATTAGCAATATAACAGAACTGCATTATCACAAGTTAATGACTAAGTGTCATGCAAAACAGGTAGATAGGTAGTTATCATACCCTAAAACCTATTGTTATATTACacaacaatttttttaaaattttaaaaatgtaaAGAAACAATTCTCAAATTATATCAACTATAAAGCACTTAAAGCTAACCTCAGTCCTGAAATAGTACTAACCTAAAAGATATTTTCATTTTTGTTTACTTGTTTGGTTCTCTTCAATATCTGATTTATATAATATACCTATCCAAATAAAAAGAGCACAATAATTACTTAAATTACCATGACAGACTGATAACAGCATATCTTTGATTTTGGTAGCAAACATCACACCTTTGAGAAGGTTTATGAAAATCATTAAAAAGCCATGCAACTAGGCACAAGTTTAAACTACATGATTTTGATCAATAAAATTTTGATATAATTTCACTGCAGTAATCACTTTTATTTTAGAACATATAAACTAAATTTCAATGAATGTTCTGAGTTATTCAAACCATTCTGAGCAGAGCTATAATTATTCCTTTTCTGCAACCTTTCCGAATCGAATGATGATCACAACCATAAGGACTCAAATTGACAGAAAACATATTGTAAAAACAAGTAATGAGAACCAACACTGAAATAAGTTTATGAACTATGTTGAAATTCTTCCACGAGACGAGCTCGAACCAGAAGAATTTATAATCTTTTATAACATCAGTAGCCTTAGCAGTAACTGAATGCTGCTTTAGATCTTCACAACTGAATGCTGCTGAAATGGTGCTCCTCTGAACTTCCACCATCAGGTTTCACTAACCAACTATAAAGGCTTGATCGTATTAACAGCAATTGGAGAGATTTCCAGACTTGGAATAACTTCATTTTTCTGTTTTGAAATCGCGTTGTTTAGTGTCTTTAAACTAGGCTCCTCTAAGCTAAAGGGTAGTATTAAATTGAGCCCTTGTACTGAACTCATATTTTCCTTCTCGTCTTCTTTTAGTTCTATGCAAGTATTGTCGGTTGTTACTTTGATTTCCTTCTTCAAGTTAGCAAGATTCTCAATAGAACCCTAGACCGAATTGAACATGGTGGGGCTTGGGGCTTGAATTAGGATATTTGCGGAAGTGCTTCAACCTGAATGCTATCGGCTATCATTTTTCTCTCAAAACTGTAAACAGTTATATTGTTTGACAGATACAGAAAATGACGAATCAGAGGACTCTTCTTGAACTAATCGATCCACATTCTCAGCAGCATTTGCTTTCTTTTGTGATCAAACAGACGAAGAGCGAATCATAAGACTTTTCTTTAACTAATTGATCCACATTATCTAAACCATTTAGATAAAATtacttaaattattttttaataaaattgtaAAATGTTCACATGTCAGCTCATAAAACGTCTCCTCGTATAATCTAAAACATTACTTACAAAAAAGGAAACAATTCACATTGTGCATAGTTTTTATTTCCTTGTTCAGTTCTCTTCAATATCTTAGTAAATATGATCATCAAATTATGTTTGCACTTAAATCAGTTGACCAATACTAGGAGGAAATAATTGCTCAAACTGTTTTAGTGAATAATCAACTAGAAGCAAATAACAACATATATTTGTTTTTGTTAACAAACAACACACTTTAAGCAGTTAGTTCATGAAAATCATAATATGCTATTACAATGCAACATAAAAAACTCATGCAACTAGACAATTTtttgctaaaaactcatgcaacTAGATTcatttttttgctaattaaattaCACACATCAAGAGTAGAATCTTGAACTCGCCAAGGGAACAACAGCTCAAACACTGTACAAACCCTTTATATTTGTTGACAAATGAATTATATTTTAATGAGGTTAAAATTAACCTATTTACTATAATTTTGCCGGTGGCCTATAAAATTTAACGAAAATAAATCTCAAATTAAAATTCATAGAATTTGAGATGGTAGTTGAGTAATCAATTTCGTGGTTTAGAATGAAAATTCATTTTTTGGTCAATTCACTaaccttaatattaattttttaaatagtTGAATAAAAAACACATAGAGACCACTTTGAAGACTAGTACAGACCATTATTAAGGGTGCGTGACTATAGACGAGCTAGCTATAGACGAGCAAGACTTGTGCACAGGATCAATGATCTCAGGCAATGATCTCTGTATCTCAGGTATCTATCTTTCAAAATATGTTATGCATTTTCATATGCTTGCATTACTATATTTTCAATGAGAGGTTGGTGTAGATGAAGTTTTTTGCAGATGTATAAGGTTTTGAAAGGTGTAGTGAAAATCAGAAGAGTTGGTAGTGATGTATAACAAAACATGCAGCTTCACATAATTTTGATGCAAAACTCATAATTAAGCACATTTTTAACATAAGGCTGCTCAATTAGCAGCAATAAAAAGAGCATTATCACAGGTGATAAGCAAGTGAAGCTGTCATCTACTAAGAAAGGCGTGTGTTTATTATTGCTAATGATACTCTTAAGACTCTTAAACCCATTTTTTATTGgattgatattaatatatatgTGTAACAACTTTTTATTAATCTAAGGAAATTGAGCATTTTTTCGATAAATAGTATTGTGAAGTTTTTCGAAAAATAAGAATTTTACTTTATATTGCTAATTCTATTTGTTTTACAAAAtaagatattattttaattttttctcTAAAATTACAACTTTAGAAATGGGAAGAGTGCAGCCAtatataaaatcaaataaaaacgAAAAAAATGATTTCAATGATTTTTCGTGAAAATGTAAAAAAGAAGATCCGGAGTTGTAATTGCACTAACTTTACACATACATTACCTAAAACAtcattattaaaataaaatgattttAGCTCCCTTCTATTTACATTTTCCTTGTCTCCGTACTTTTCGTTTACTTGTTTTGTTCTCTTCAATATCTCAGTTAAATATATTTATCGAATTTATTTTAGATAAAAAAAAAAGCACAATAGTTACTTAGACTATAAATTTTACTGAACTTTGTCTTTGTTAGCAAACATCACACCATCAAGAAGGATCATGAAAAGCATAAAAAGTCATGCAACTAGAACCATGTTATAACTACATGATTTTGATCAATAGAagaattttattattattttgtgtttgttaattaatttgattttacTATATATAAATTCTATtgaaaaaaatgataaaaatacaTTTTTTAAGAGTTTGTGATAataatatcatttttaaaaaatttggcCAAATATATCCGTTTAATACGTATTTCAAAATTGGATATTACTAATACGCATTTTAAAAATGAGTAATTTGTGTATATAAAAAGAATAATTAAATTGAGATACGCATTCACATAATGCATATCACATCTTTGACTTTGCTCGTATCCTCCTTTTTttgaaaaaatgacaaaaatagccAATTTTTGAAAAACTTTAACAAAAATAGTCGTTCTGAAAAAAGTGGCCAATTTTGgccgattgaatactccactgtGAGTTGGGTATCCCAATTTTTATAGGATACTCCACtggtagttgggtatttcatatatgggataTTTCACTGCCAGTTGGGTATTTTGTATAAAGTGGATACTCCACTTACAGTTGGGTTATTCATCAGCTAAAGTTGGCCAACTTTTCACAAACTggttatttttgttaattttgtgtaaaaataggctaaatttgtcTTTCACCCCCTTTTTTTCACGTAATACTTATTTTTCAAATGCGTAATAGATTTAATCATTTCTAAAATACGTATTAGGCCGATATTTTTTGCCATAAACTCCAAAAATAATATTCTtgttacaatttttttaaaaaggtaTTTTTGATATTTACAGCTGAATAGTGCTGAACCACATGTAATCTGACTGATTCTCATGATCACTGCATTTGTTTGCAAATTTTTTTATTCTGAATGGTCCATATTTAACTAAATCGCTCGTGCTTAAAATTTATGATGAATCATCCAGGAGACTTTATAACCGCTACCCTGCTACCCTGTATTTCATGCTCAAAATGTATGCTTGATTCACGTACTTGTACCATATTTGCCTAAAAAATCAactattattatatatttattttcaaataaaattTGAGTTTGGTTTGTTGTattaatttttgaaaacaatCTCAATTATTTTTTATGTTTGTTGTATTTAAATTACAGTAGAACTTCGATTAAATAATAGCCgacaaaataataattttgttaaaataatttttttcccGGTCTTAATATAATGAAGACAGTATATATTTATTTTCGttgaaataatatatttttttctgTATCGAGACAATTACTCTCTATATAGTATTTAAGTTATAACTTTAATTTGATATAAATTTATACATAATTAGGACATAAAAGTTGTACAATAATTTATGGATGGTTCAGTAGTTTTACAAACAAAATTATTCATTCATATTCAGATTTATTCATCTTTCAGAAATACGAATTATTCAGATAAATTTGTTCAGATTTAACAAATAACCCGTACATTTCAATAACCTAATTTATATTGAAATATAAAGATAACAAATGGTATGAGTATTCTGAATAACTCCAACAGCTTAGGTTTGCAGTGCCATAACCATTCCTTTGTTCTACAAAACCACAACCATACTTCTAACAACTCACATTGACAGAAAACATGTTGTCAAAACAAGTAATGAGAACAAACAAAATCAAACTTGCAAAAACTTTATGAACAATGTCGAAATTCTAACCAGAAGGATTTTTAATCTTTACTGAATGCTGCTGAAATGTTGCATCCTCTGAACTTCCACCATAAGGTTTCACCAACCAACTCATCCTCTGAACTTCCACCATCAGGTTTCACCAACCAACTCGAAAGGCTCGAATCAACTGCAAttggagagcttccagccttgGAATGACTTCCCTTTTTCTGTTTTGAAACCGTGTTGTTCAACTTCTTTAAACTAGGCTCCTCTATGCTAAAGGGGGGTATGAAATTGAGCCCTTGTACCGAACACAAATTTTCCTTCTCGTCTTCTTTTAGTTCTATGCAAGTGTTGTCAGTTGTTACTTTGATTTCCTTCTTCAAGGTAGTAAAATTCTCAATAGGACCCAAGACCGAATCAGCCAAGGCAGGGCTCGGATTAGGAATTTTACTGATGTGCTTCAACCCGAATGTTATTGGGCTATTAACTTCATTTTCGTCTGTTTTAACTGCATTTACTTGCTTTCTCGATTCAAATGATACAGAAAATAGTGAATCAGATGACTCTTCTTGAACTAATCGATCCACATTTTCAGCAGCATTTGCTTTCTTCTGTGATCCAACAGACACTGAGAAGAGTGAGTCAGAAGACTCTTCTTGAACTAATTGATCCACATTATCTTGATCATTTAGTTGGTTTCTCGATTCAACTGGTACACGGAATCGCGAATTAGAAGACTCTTCTTGATCATCACCATTTTCAGCTACATTTACTTTCTTCTTTGATCCGACAGACACAGAAAATAGTGAATCAGGAGACTCTTCTTGAACTAACCGGTCCACATTACCTAAACCATTACACTGCTTTCTCGATTCAACTGACACAGAAAATAGCGAATCAGAAGACTCTTCACGAACAACATCATCACTGTCAGCTGCATTTACTTTCTTTTTCGATCCAACAGACACTGAAAATAACGAATCAGAAGACTCTTCTTGAACTAATTGATCGACATTTTCTACACCTTTTAGGTGCCCAACTGAAAGGGAATCTAATGAACCTGAAGACTCTTCTTGAGGTAATTTACCAACATTACATAAACCATTCACTTTCTTATCCGAAGACTCTTCTAGCAAATcaccaatttttgaaatttttcgTGATTCCAATGACTTGTCTTCGAGTTTTGACAAACTATAATCCAAAAACTTGTCAACACCAACAACATTCTCTTTTTTCGCGTTCCCCAAAATTGTACATTTTGGATTTCCAAGATTGTAAATCTCACTTTCCTTCTCCTTGTTATCGCGGCCTACCATAACATCATTCTCATTTCTACAACTACGACAAAAAAAGAGCTTACATTATCACGAAAGCACGAGAGTAAAATGTACGCAGACCTTTTATAACAGCCCGAAAACTATAACTTCACAAAAACAAACAGAATGGCAGAATGTTCTTACTTGAATTCGAAAACAACAGACTTTGATACATGCACTACTGGCTTACTGGACTTAAGGGGTTCAAATCTTACAAGCCTCTGATACAAATTGTAcaaaaaattacaaaataaataaataataataaaaatagtACTAATGAACTATTGAAAATGGAGTGATGAATAGCAAGATTTCTAACCTTATCTTTGGTGGGGACTTTTTGATTGTTGCAAGTACCAAAGCAAATCTTAAAGCAGCCCATGAGCTAAAGTTTTGAATGAACAAAGTGATTTTTGTTTTTATGAAGTTTTTTATACAGTGAGAGATTGGTATTAAAAGATTAGGAACTTTTGAAAAATATGACCGTTTGGCTCTCTTTGTCTGTCAGCTACTCACATTAATTAACTGAATTATCTTTGCCACTGACCAGATTTTTATATATTCCCGTCTTTTCTGCTGCTCGTGGGCATATTCTGAACACTAATATTTACAACGGTTTTTCTAATGTGTGTCAAGGGCACATAATAAGTACTAAATTTTATGAGTTTGATGCATTTTCATTAGGTGAAGTTGTTGTAAATGCAGGGTccatcaatatttatgattagaGGACCAATCAAAATGCACCAAATTCATGAGAGTTAATACTTATTATGTGCTCTTGGGCACACATTAGAAAACCCGTATTTAAAAATCTTTTATTAGTTCACTTATTTTTACTGTTGAATACTCCCTTTGTTCCAATTTATCTATCTTGTTTGATTTTTTATGGTCAAATTGACCCAACTTTGACCAAAAATTTCACATAGTATAATATCGAAAATACTTATAAAATTAATATCATTAGAAAGTATGTTTAATCTActtttatatgtatattttaatttttcaaaatgatgaaagaatgagtttttatttacggtcaaagttgagtcaattcgaccatcaaaagtcaaacaagacagataaattgggacatAGGGAAGTATTTTTGTGCATACAGAGGATCCATTATTATTAATGATGTGAAGATCACATTTAATACCTTATCGTGTGCCCATGAGCACATGATATAAAATTTctttatattttttcttttaacTCGTACTCCCTCAGTTACATTCAGGGGCGGATCTACTAAGGGTCACGGGGGAGACGTGTCCCCCCTAAAACAAAATTTTATCTTTTTTTTAccattaattttttaaaaatatatgaaagTGATCCCcgaaaattcaaaaatataataGTGTATTCACAAAATATGGTCGGTGTCCCCCGGAATATAATTCCTGAATCCGCCCCTGATTACATTGTTTCATAATACACGTTTTAATTCATTTTTACACTCGATACCCATTCTAAAACACTTGGGCTGATTTATTGAGTTTATCACGAATTGGGCCACTCACCTAGTTTTGGAGGAATAAGCCCGCTTACAATTCCAATGAAGCCCAATTTTTTAATATTGAGCTTGTGGTAAAACAGTGGAGGAAATCAGATAATGTTTGTTTCACTgggcttgagttgccttgacacACTTGGGCTGATTAATTCAGCTTATTATGAATTGGGCCACTCACCTAGTTTTGGAGGAATAAGCCCGCTTACAATTCCAATGAAGCCCAATTTTTTTGTCATGACAATTTTcatttttgtttcttttcttccATACTTTCCTCTTTGTAATCTTTTCTTCCAGATTTTTTAATCTAAACCGGTATTTAAATTGCTCTTAAAAATTGTTGTGCCGTCAGAAAAAATGATGGTGTAAAAATTAAATGATCGTTTGGATAGAGATGTCATAAAATTGCATTGCAGAGTCAAgcattttcattttcttttaataccttgcaaaatatttttaatatgtaaatgtttaaatgaaaaatataaaaaataacaTTTTCGATGACGTTTGATAGTAAAATTGATATTTACTTCCCAAAATACTGAATGTTATCTTCTTTAAGAAATTTTGATGGTGAAATCAGTGTATACTTATCGTAAAAAGTGAAAAGTATCTTTTTTCAATAATGTGAAATCGGCTTTCTCTAAAAATAACTTGTGGGTCAAAAGTATATTTTATATTCTACCAAACAATTTTTCACctatttttgaataaaaggtTGTAGTTGCACAAAAATACACTCATTTAAGCTGCAACAAAAATACCAAATACACTCATTCGAGTTTACGCGCATATATGGCTATTGATGGCTATTGAATCAGTGTCGTAATCGCTTTATTGGATCTCTATCAAATCATAACTtcatattaatataatattattcgTTTTAGACAGAGTCCGCCTGAATTTGTTTTGATGCACATCTCAAAAAAACTCGTACTAACGAAGTTAAGTTACTGTTCTGTCTATATATAAGTATCTATTTTACTATGATTCAAAGATAGAGATCTGTAGATTGTAGATTGTACTATGGGTGCCCTTCCCCAACCATAGTTGGTTGGGATCTATTTCATAGCCAACCAATCTTTCTTTCCGCAATAAATCATTGCGGAGGTCTTTTTCTGTTGGCTGTCAGTCACGTGGAGTCAACCGTGACTGTGAAACTTTTGCCTTGTACTATATATCCACTATAACACATATACCTAAGCAACAAATTGAATGATAATAATATACATTATAACTTGTGTTTCTACGTGCAAATGAAAGTGGTCCAGAAGATAGTAAGCACATGAGAAATGCAAGCAACGATACATGCCCTGAGAGTTCCTAAGTTGTAAGGACCACAAACACAACACTTGCCCCAGATTCGTTAATTCCCCTATATGGACAACTTCCCTGCTAATCCTAACTAGGAAATTTCCTGCAGTTTTCGAGATTTTTGGTTAGCTTATCCGAAACATTCTTCTTAAATCTTGATCAGTTTCTGGTTCTTAGCTTGTACCTGGGTTGTGAATAGTAGACACTTGGGGATTTATCTTGATTTTAACATTATCGGCAATCTTTGAATTTGATTGTGTATAGTGTTAAAGTACATAAGTTACGTTACAGGAAAACACGTTATAACCGACCGGTTAAATTTGATGACAAGATAAgtgaaaaaatgacaaaaatagccattttttataaaattttaacaaaaataGTCATTATGAAAAAATTGGTCAATTTTAGCCGATTGAATACTTCACTGTCAGTTGGGTATTTCAATTTGTATAACATACGACACtggtagttgggtatttcatatatgggatactccacTAGCAGTTGGATATCCCGTAGGCTAAAGTTGCTCAACTTTTTAGAAATTGGTCATTTTTGTAAATCACAAAAAGTCAGGCTAATAAAATCGACGGTTATGACGATTTCAGACAATAAAAAGGCATAGTTTTTTATGACGTGGCAATTGATAACTAACTGCTTGGATATGGTCAGTTTTAAGTTTTAAACTTTTTTCCTGTTGTGTTAGGCATGTTATATGAATAAATATTCGAAATTTAACACTTACATATATTAAATAAAAACATTTTACTAATATATGTCTATTTTTGCTCAAATGTATATATGTGAAACATGCATTCGTTCTCAAATTATCCTATTTAAAATTGTCCGACAAATCGACAACTATTGATCCACTGCAAGAAAGAGGGTCATTTACGACAGAATTTATTTTTTGTACTTAATTTATCGTAAATGATCTTGTATGGCGAAATTTTTTTCGCTTTTTAATCAAGTGTTCAAATAATTAGTTTtcattttgttttttttttgccTGAAATATTGAAAATTTCATTAAAACTTCAAATCACTTTTCAGAACAGGATAGAATTCCGGGGAGACATTTCCCCTATTCCACGTACGATCAGCTATGAAACTGTTTTGTCTCGCTAGAAAGTGAGCCAATTTGTTCGCTGAACGTTTTACAAAATACAACGTCACTTGACGAGCTTTTAATTCGGACACTAATGATTTTCACTTTTCTACCACTCGACCAAGGTAGGAAAGAGTAACAGAAGAACATCTGATCGCCTGAACAATGGCCAAGCAGTCTTTCTCGACCACAGTTGGTTGTGTGGAGTTTTCATTTTGTTTTAAGTTTGCCCTTATAAAATATTAATCTTCTTTATTGTTGATCAGGAGTGTAAAGTAGGTTTATATTTTCACTAAATTATACAAATGTGGAGTTAATCAGAGAAGCTCTCTCTTTCTTTTGTTTCCGGTTGATACGAGGAGTCTATTTTGTAACTGCTTTTTGAACCAGAACAAAAATCCTTAAAATTCATCAAATATGTACACTTGGA from Apium graveolens cultivar Ventura chromosome 5, ASM990537v1, whole genome shotgun sequence includes the following:
- the LOC141723336 gene encoding uncharacterized protein LOC141723336 isoform X2, yielding MGCFKICFGTCNNQKVPTKDKRLVRFEPLKSSKPVVHVSKSVVFEFKNENDVMVGRDNKEKESEIYNLGNPKCTILGNAKKENVVGVDKFLDYSLSKLEDKSLESRKISKIGDLLEESSDKKVNGLCNVGKLPQEESSGSLDSLSVGHLKGVENVDQLVQEESSDSLFSVSVGSKKKVNAADSDDVVREESSDSLFSVSVESRKQCNGLGNVDRLVQEESPDSLFSVSVGSKKKVNVAENGDDQEESSNSRFRVPVESRNQLNDQDNVDQLVQEESSDSLFSVSVGSQKKANAAENVDRLVQEESSDSLFSVSFESRKQVNAVKTDENEVNSPITFGLKHISKIPNPSPALADSVLGPIENFTTLKKEIKVTTDNTCIELKEDEKENLCSVQGLNFIPPFSIEEPSLKKLNNTVSKQKKGSHSKAGSSPIAVDSSLSSWLVKPDGGSSEDELVGETLWWKFRGCNISAAFSKD
- the LOC141723336 gene encoding uncharacterized protein LOC141723336 isoform X1 gives rise to the protein MGCFKICFGTCNNQKVPTKDKRLVRFEPLKSSKPVVHVSKSVVFEFNCRNENDVMVGRDNKEKESEIYNLGNPKCTILGNAKKENVVGVDKFLDYSLSKLEDKSLESRKISKIGDLLEESSDKKVNGLCNVGKLPQEESSGSLDSLSVGHLKGVENVDQLVQEESSDSLFSVSVGSKKKVNAADSDDVVREESSDSLFSVSVESRKQCNGLGNVDRLVQEESPDSLFSVSVGSKKKVNVAENGDDQEESSNSRFRVPVESRNQLNDQDNVDQLVQEESSDSLFSVSVGSQKKANAAENVDRLVQEESSDSLFSVSFESRKQVNAVKTDENEVNSPITFGLKHISKIPNPSPALADSVLGPIENFTTLKKEIKVTTDNTCIELKEDEKENLCSVQGLNFIPPFSIEEPSLKKLNNTVSKQKKGSHSKAGSSPIAVDSSLSSWLVKPDGGSSEDELVGETLWWKFRGCNISAAFSKD